The stretch of DNA ATACCATTTTCCAATTATAGTTCAAAGTTGTAGTAGGAACTAAACAAAGTGGCAACAAGATAACAAACTCCATAAAACTAGTACATGGAGAATCTTCTACAACTTCTAAAGGGGGCTAAAGCAAGCACTTTAGGGGAGCTCCAGGTGGCAGCGCACACAGAGCTACTCCTGCTTAGCCTCGCACAGCGGGACCCATCTGTCATAAAAAGAAATGACATGGTTGTCTTTTGTGCAAAATACAATTTTTTTAATGAAACCAGGGTTCTGTACTCTATACCCAACTAACAAAATAATAGCACAATTAAGACATGGTAATATATGTCCAGCAGATTCTTTGCCAAAATTTCCAGCTTAAGCTCACAAAATCGCTACTCTTGTCACTTGTAGATATGAAAAAAGAGAGGTGCATTCTGAAGCTGCTATGGCTGTAGCTGTCATTGATGCTTATTCAAGCTGAAGTATTCACTCTTTTCTAGGACTTCAGTTGTAATTCTTGAAAATTTAAGAAGTTGATTGTTGAGAACTTAAGAAACTAAAGGTACACATTTAAGTATCAATGGCATACACCGAAACAATTATACCATTTGAGGTGGAGCAACTGGGTATCCATTTTCCAATTCCAACTTCATTGCTATCAAAAGGGAACCGTGTTATAGAAAAGAAACATCTTGGCACCATGAGTACCCACATCTTTAGAACATCATACATTTTGCAAGACCGATAATTGTAAAGACTATGTAACAGAATGCTGTCAGAGCACATTAGTGTAAAATAATTCTAGGTCCGTAGATGTGCGTACCGCTGTGGAGACATGGGATAGCCCTTCTTGTGGTCCATGCCTAGCCAATCCAAAGTCCGATAACTTTGCATTCCAGTTCTCATCTAATAGAATGTTGGATGTTTTCAGgtctcggaaaataacctgcatgCATATTGAAACAGGTAAACAGAGTGCGACTTTCTGTACTGCATGTGTTCCTTATTTTGCTGAATGTAATCAAGCAGTGATGTTGATACCAGACAAATGTTTCACATTCAGTTAGTTTTGTATTGATCAGCAGAAAGCAAATGAATTACCTGAAAGTCCATCTCCTCATGCAGATACTTCAGCCCACGGGCAGCATCGAGAGCCACTTTCAATCTCATTGGCCATGACAGAGTTGAAGTTGACCTACTTGCCAAGTGGTCATCCACGCTTCCGTTGGGCATGTATTCGTATACCAGAAGCCGCTGCATTCCCCGCTCATCGTCGTCCGCGCAGTAACCTATTAGTTTGACAAGGTTTGGGTGCTCAACAATCCCAAGCACGTTCATTTCTGTTAGCCATTCCTTCTGCCCCTGAAGAAAGATGAATAATAATATATTAGGAACCACAAACTAGTGGCTCAAGCTAGATTACAGTGCAAGTGTCTTAAGAGGGACTCATCAAGCAAGTGGAACTGAAATGCTGGTATAATATGCTCCGTGGTTTGCTCGAGTACTGCTACGCTTTGTTTACAACTTCAgtttagttgttgttgttgttcctgtATGCTGGCACTGGTTGACTCACTATACCCTAGGCTAGACTAGAACAACATGCTGTATAATACTACatggaatgtgatgcaaggaatttCACAAGTATAAACTACACCGCATTTCCCGAAGCAACCAGGGCCTACTGAATGGATTCTTCCCATAAGAAGCAATTAGTTCAGGAATCCTGGATTGGTTTCAAGATCAGTCTAAAGATGCAGAACTAAGTCCAAATTATATTTGTTGCGATGAATGAGTTATAATTTCTCTTGGTAATGCATAAAAGTGGATTGTAAGACATATATACAGTGTGCATCTGCTATCTGACTGTCAGGAATTACAGGGCAGTCAGAGAGAACTTGCCTGAACTCCCTTGCGATTGAGCTGCTTGACGGCGATCTCGACGCGCTCGCTGGGGTCGTCGGAGCCCTTGATGACCCCCCGGTAGACGCAGCCGAAGCCGCCCTCGCCGACCATGAGGGAGCGGCTGAAGTTGCGGGTGGCGGCCTTGAGCTCGGGGAAGGTGAAGACCCGGAGGTTGGCGGGGCGGTCGGTGAAGCTGGGGTACTGCGTCCGGCGGATGGACTCGGCGCTCATGTCGGAGACGTtgatggagttgaggtcggagccgGAGCGCGGGTCGCCGCCGCGCTCCGTGGACTCGGTGCTGAAGGAGCGCACGGAGGCCGACATGGCGGCGCTGGGGCCCGTGCGCTGGTCGTCGTCCCTTGACTTGCCGTCCCCGTGCAGGAACGGCAGGCACCTCATCGCCGCTGCTGCTGTGATGGAATGCGGTGGGGATTCAGTCAGTGAACATCATTTGATGCTTTGCTTGAAACATGACGAACACAAATCTGAAAATTCAGGTCTGGGAAAGGATGATGAGTAACATTTCGGAAAGCAAGTTGTTCTGTCAGGCAGGCAAGACGGCATACAGAATTCTGAACTGAAAAATGCTCTGTTTTCTTCAGAAGCAGTGTTTCTTCCAGATTCAGTGTAAGGATTCAGTAAGGATACGCGGTCGGAATTAGCAATACAGTAGGAAGAATTCTCAGCGTGGCTTGCTTGTGTAAATTCAGCGAACGAAACCGTACGTGCGGGAGCATCCAAGAAGCGGCACAGATAATGACAAGTAGTCGTAGTTGAACAAATCTGAATTCTTGGCATGGAAGAAGAAGGAGTCTGCACTGCTCTCCTGAGCTCATCGCGCCATCCTACTAGTGCTACTAGTGCTAGAATGTAAAATCTTGATTTCACACCGACCGAATTAAGCAAAGCTAAACACACGCACACGCGTGAGAATTGAATCTGTAGACCGGCGAGCGGCCGCGATGATCCAATTGATGATTGATGGAGCCTGTGCTAGGTAATCAACCCCCTGCCGAACCGAGCCGCGGCCGATCTCAGACCATGGAAGGACGGCAGAGCGGGGCGGAGCGGAGGCGGGGGTAGTGGGCAGAGAGGATGAGTTGCGGCGACGAACCTTGGGAGCGGTGCGGTTGCCCGCGACGAGGCGAAACCCGAGCAGCAGCACGATTCCTCGGGGCCGTGGGTCCGATCCGGGCAGGAAGGGAAGCGACGGGGAAAGGGGGGCGAGGAGGGTGATGATAGGCGCACGGGCGCGCACACGCGGAAGGCGGGGGGGAGGGGACGGTGGACCGGACTGACGGCGGAGGGAAAGGGAAGGGAATGGAAGGGAGCAGCCCGGTCAAAGCTGGGTTGGGAGGGATGGAGGCCCTGGACAGGACGGCTGGTGTCGCTCACCTAGTGAGGTgagggacgaggaggaggaggtggaggtggaggtggaggggcaAGGGGGGATGGATGCCCCTACACCTGGCCCTGCCCTGCCGCGCAAGTGGGAAgggaaggggaggggaggaggaagaagacgaagaattCTGTCAGTcaggagtaggagtaggagtagcAGGGGTGGGTCTTCTTGGTCGTCGCCGGCGTTGTCTGGCTCCCTTCCCTTGTGGACGTGAACGCGTGGGGCAGATTTTTCTTTCCAAAACACCTGGTCAGATATGGATACTCATGGTCATGTCACATGACAGATTTTTCTTTCCAAAACACCTGTACgtatctgcatgcatgcatgcaaccaacCGTACACTCGTCTTTATTAAATTATTACTCAACATGACAAAAAAAGTTACACGGATCAATCCAAAGCTACCTTTTTCTGCCGATCCTCCGTCGCTACAGTGACCTACAAAGCTTCATGACGTGCCTGACATCGCACCAACACACATCATCCGCCCCGCGGCGAGCAGAGAGCACGAACAGGCTCTATTGTCTCTCCCCGCTCACCGCATGCAAACACGCTCTAAAATCCGCCGCCGCCCCCTTCACGGGCGCCACACGGCCTCCGGGAGCGTTGAGGAGAAAGCGAGCGAGAGAGGAGGGTGACggggggcggctagggttgggcTCTCTTGATGCCTGATTGGCACGGCCTTGATCACGCGATACAGACTTGTTTCTTTTTGGCCGAGACGCGAGCGTCAGCGTAGCATTCACGCGATGAGCAAAACTTTCTTGACTAATTAATCGGCCCTGCGATGATTAATTAGTGAGATCGATGCTTGCCAGTAAGCAAGCAACACTCCCGTGTCCCGTCTCGTGTGTACTCATCTCCCTTTTGTTCCAGGTTACTAAAACTTGTACGAATGTGGGCATTGGTTGGTTGGTTGGTGGGGGGTGGGAAATTCGGCTCACCCATCAACCACCCCAACTAGACTAGCTAGTACCTTTTTCTGTGTGCACTCCGGAACGCATATATTCGTCTTGTACCTCTTCACATTCGTCGTTGGATCCAACGCTTGGAAGCCGCGTGTACCATCGTACGGTCTCGGGATAAAGTAGACGAACATCACAGGCTGGAGTGGATTGGCACTGTGTACATACCGTACGTGGCGACCAGACGAGCAGCTGGACAGCGAGAGGCAGCCAGCAGCAGCTGGATGGATCCACTTTGCTGCCTGCCTGAGCCTGACACGGCGACACCTCATCGCCGGCGATGAAGGTCGTCACGGGCGGGCTCCATGCATCCACATCCACCGACTCGCTTTAGTGCGCTTTTTTCGTTCCGGCCGGGGTCTGCTGATCCAGTTAATAATTACTCGCTTTAGTGCCCTGCATGAACCATCATGCATGAGACCTTGCTGACCTCGCGCATGCAACAGAGCACAGCTCGCCGGAAAGGAACCGACGGGAGGGAGGATAGGCGGTGGAAGTGAAGGGAGCAGGGCACGCAGCGGTCAGGCCGAGTCCAAGACCCGAAACGAAACGTCCGGATTTTATTCGTTTGGTAGGGAAATGGGGCGGCGTCAGGCTGTTTTTCTAGGTGCGCTAGCAGTGCGCCTAATGCGCGGCCGCATCTGGTCCGTCACTATCGGCCGTAGTGCTTGTGTGCACATTTTCTTAACCGCCGAAAACACATTTCTTTTATTTCACAAACGACGTTTTGATATATTGTAGTACATGATTCACCAATTCTTTGCTAGAATAACAAGAAAAAAAAAACCACAATTAGAAACTTTTGAAAGATATTCAACTTTCATAACTGCTTCGACTAGTTTGATTAATATCTTCTTCATGTCTTCATTGTTGACCTGCGGCTTCTTGAACTTGCACACTTCCTTCTTCTTCGGTTCTAAAGAAGCAGATGTTGCTTCACATTTAATCTCATACGTAGTCTCTATTCTAGCGAGGAGTGCTTGAGCATCTATTAAATTTCGTTCTATCAATAGATCGATGTATTCTTCTTCCCAATactaaaacttgcatccatcctacaCACATAATTGGCAAACAATGAGTTACCGAATTTGCATTGATCCGGTGAACATCCGAATCAAAAGAAACACATACCCCTTTTTTTGcacttgaagaacacccatccgggatgttccggcaTGGCAGAAACGCAACGCACAACCTTTCGCGGGCAGTCGTCGCACTTTATGACCTCCAACGATGAGTCGGCGAGCCACCGGGCCAGCGACGAGCCTGGGCGATGGTCGGGCTCGTCTTTGCCGGCAAACCGCCGTCAAGATAGATTTGAGCAGCGTCCTGCTCAAATCGGACAAAAAATAGACGCTTGTTCATTTGCTTCGGCGCATTGGGTCATGTTTTGTGTCCGTATATCGTCAGACGGGCGCAGCCCGACTATTTGAGATCGCGTGTTAGAGTTGGCGTTGAACGTGGAATGGACGGACGGATAGACGGACAACTAGTGTCGAGCGAAAGGGAAAGAAGAGGCGCCGTAAATGGGAAAGAAGCCCTGGCTTTGTCCGCCACGCAAGTaggaagacgatgaagaagaagaagacgggcAAAGTCTCCCGGTCGAGTCTCGGTCGTCGTCGGCGCTGGCTCGCTCGTGAACAAGGCCAGGGGGGGCACGTGGGGCCGGGGGCTCGCATCGCAGGGgtccgggtacacgtgatgctccgTTAATTGGGTACAGTAATTACAGCAGCATGGACGTCGATGTAGCGTTTTCGCACGACCACGTCTTCGCCCCGGATTGGTTACAGCATCAGCCTCGACAGCATCGTTTCACAAgcaaaaaaagacaaagaaaaagaaaaaccagtgCCGACCGAGCTGATTGCAGGCTTGCAGCTTTGCAGTAAGACGCGAGTGATACTGTGGCCTGCGTTGCTGAGATGGTTTTGTTCGACGAAACGTTCTCGATTCATTAGCCTTGTGATGACGACGATGATCGGCTCTGGAGCATCGTTGAATGTTGATGCTTGCTTACTGCTCCCACCCCCGTCCCGTGTGAACTTGTTTTATTTGCTTCCTTTCAGGTTAACAACTTGTTACACAGACACACTCGTGTGACTTGTCCTCCTCGGTTGGTTGGACGGAGAAATTCGGCTCGCCGATCAGCCACCCCGACTAGCTAGTGTAGCTACCGACATGCTCGGCCTCGTACAGTCGTACGGTGATGGACActtgtggtaagcaatccaaacttgGATGAAACCAAAAGAAGATGCGAGTATTACCTTGTCCGGTTTTGCTCCACAGCCATGGACCATGTATGCATGGCAGCATTTGAACGGGACGGCTCTCGTACCACGAGCCATCTCGACGAAGTAAGCAAGGACCTAAACACGGGTTGCGTTGGGTTGGGTTTGATTAGCACTCGGTGATCACGTGGCGTTTGGCAACCAGCTGAACCAGTCCAGCACCTCATTGATAGGCGCTTCCACCTCATTGATAGGCCATATGATGGATCCCACGGGCTCCATCGACTCGCGTTTGCCCTTTTTCGTAGACGATCCTATCTGCATAACCGCATTCGTCATGTGTTGGCAGTCACGTGCAATACGGAGTAGCGCAGCACCAGTGTCGGTACACGTACGTGCAGAGCTCTCGAGCGTATTCAGCAAAGTGCCCGTGACAGGCAGGCAGACACGCGGGGCATACATACATCCACGTGTTACAGTGAGCCAAGCGTGTCCGTGTGTGCAACAAATGATGGGTACTCCGTGCGTACTCTCGTGCTGTTTTCCCACAAAGACCGGCCGGTATTTCGAGTTGCGCCAGCCACCCAGGTGGGCAGGGAGCCAAGTGATATCCAAGTCGATCACACGTGCCACGTCGGTATCGTGAGTCATCGATCGAATGGGGGCTAGCTGCTGATTGAGTATTTGTCCACCCTGGAAATGTGTACTACTACTACTGTTCCACGTATAGTCTGGTTAAATTCTCTTGTTTTTCTTTTTCCACGTGGAAAAATGTCTCTTTTGCTTTTCTTTCTTCTAGATAGACTAGACGTGCCCAACTTTTGGCGTTGCCCTGCTTCTATTCTGGACGGAGGTGCGCTATACATTTCATGGACCTGGATGTTCGAATATTTCAGACAAAAGAAAATGGTAGTACGTCCATCACAACTTCAGAAGAAAGAGCAAAGTTCAGTTAGCAGTATTTCTTTTTTGATAAAGCTGCATCTACCTACTTACATTAAATACCTATGTAANNNNNNNNNNNNNNNNNNNNNNNNNNNNNNNNNNNNNNNNNNNNNNNNNNNNNNNNNNNNNNNNNNNNNNNNNNNNNNNNNNNNNNNNNNNNNNNNNNNNNNNNNNNNNNNNNNNNNNNNNNNNNNNNNNNNNNNNNNNNNNNNNNNNNNNNNNNNNNNNNNNNNNNNNNNNNNNNNNNNNNNNNNNNNNNNNNNNNNNNNNNNNNNNNNNNNNNNNNNNNNNNNNNNNNNNNNNNNNNNNNGGATGGCCCCCTTCCTCTCCAATCCTCCAATACACATCCCCCAGCTGGCTGATTACGTTAAACATGTGACAAAAATTTCGTAGGTGTACGTAGCATCACCCATTTTTCTTTTTACCAGTAGAAGGCTCATGAGTAGGTGTGCGTTTGTCTCTCGTCCCTGTGTCTCTCCTCCGAGAAAAGACGGGTTAGGTTTCTGCCTCCCGTTGACGGCGTCGTTGATTTGCCACATTTTGCCCTTGCCGGTGAGAGAGCTTCGTTTTTAAGTGCTTCTTCAAGTTTTGTTAGACTTTATGTCCTGCTCAGAAAGATGAGACGGTGGCTGCTTCGTCTGGCGTTCGAACGGCATAGCGGACGCGCATCCCCTTCTTTGGCGGGCCGTCGACGAGGCCATCTGTGGCCCACCTGGTGAGTGTATGGCCGCGGCAGCCCTCGCAACAGACGTCGGCAAGGTGGAGTTGATCGCACTCTCCGATGCCTCAACGGATGGCCTGCTACCCCGGGTGTTACATCCGCATCGTCGTGGACATGGCCTCCGACCATGATGGATCCGTTGCCGACCTCAAACCAGCCGGCATCGTCAAGGCTCTGGACTACGACGAGGAAGAGTAAGGCATGGGAGACGTGCAATGCCTAGAGTACCGTGAACCGGTGTGTGCCCATGTTCTAGCCTCGCCAACGACCGGAGGAACACTTCTAGGAGCCCAACCGGCCGCTGAACATGAACACGGCGGAGCCGGACGAGTTTCACTTGGACTAGGTTTCACGTTGTAATTGTATGGATTCGAGGATTCTTAATTGAGATATCTGGTGTGAAAGTGATTATTTGAGGCGTGAGGGACACTATCCGTGGACGCGCCCGCCGGTGTTTGATGGATCGGATTTGGtgtgtccggctgtagatgctatgATCACGAGATATACAAACTTGAACTGTCACGCGATAAATGAAACTTTCTTGACTTTGGATGTTTAATACTCCTACCAAGTACGTAGCATTAGTGAGATACTTGGAGGTACTAAAAGTAGCACTCGCGTTGCGTCCCGTGTGTACTCACGTCCTTTTTGTTCCGGGTTACACCTGTACGACCGTGGTGTTGGTTGGTGGGAGGGGCGACATTCGGCTCACGCGCCGTCAACCACCCCAACTAGCAGCACTAGCTGCCTGTTCTGTATAGACACACAACACTCGGCACTCATCGTCTACCTCTTGACATCCATCGTTCCAACGCCTGAAAGCCGCGTGCAGTACCGTCGTACGATCTTGTCTTCCCATGGAAAAGAAGACCAAGGTCACAGGTTGGAGTATGTGTACATACTGTACGTGGCGACCAGACCAGCAGCCGGACTCCATCGATCGATCAACTTTGCTGCCTGCCTGAGCCTGACACGGCGGCGATCAACACCTCATCGGCCGGCCCCGGCCATGAAGGTCGTCACGGGCGGGCTCCATGCATCCACCGACTCGCTTTACCATGACCGGCCGGCAGTCACGTGCGTGCACGATCCACGGAGTAGACTGAGGCAGTGTACACGTGCGCACTATCGAGTCGAGCATCTCGCTCAACCGGGTGATGGTCCGTGAATGAAGAACTTGCTGCTGGCCTCGCGCACGCAGCACAGCAGAGCTCGCCGGAAAGGAACCGACGGGAGGCGCGATGGATGATAGGCGGGCGCACGCGCGGAGGAGGGAATGGTGGACTGGACCGACGGCGGAAGCGACGGCAGCGGTCAAACCTGGAATGGACGTATGGCTCATAGATATTTTCTCCTCTTGCCCAGTCCACCATTCCTACTGGATGGGATATATATTTTCTCCTTTTATATTTTCTTGCAGAGGGAGTAGTTTTGGTTCACAGCGATATGTGCATGGCAGCATGGACCTAAGCACGGGCTGGCTAGGGTTTAGGGTTGGATTAGCACTAGATGAGCACGTGGCGACTCCAGCTCAGCCGGACAGCTTGCCACCTCATCGGTCGTTCATGAAAGATGTCACGGGCTCCATGGACTCACTTTGGCACTTTTCCGTCAGATGATGATCCCATCTTTATCGTCCGTCGTCTGTTGGCAGTCACGTGCACGACGGAGTAGCAAAGCACCAGGTGTACCAACACGTACGTTACGTACGTGGAGAGCTCGCATGCACGCTGGCCGTCCTTCTCGACCGTATTCAGCTTAATAGCCCGTGACATACACGTGGGGCATACATCCACGTGTTACAGTGAGCCAAGCGTGTCCGTGTGTACAACTAATGATGTGATGGCTACGCACGTACACTCGTGCTGTTTGTGTCAAAAGATCGGTCGGCCGGTaaatttttttaacacagtatagacgcaaTCGATCATATACATGCGTATACACTCATCTCTATGAATACACACACGCACACCCAACCCTTATGAACacttccgaaagactgagccggcgtatcatcttgagatttacgaagtcacgtaGGCATCTCGCCGTCGACAGGGACGTcttctcccactgaatgcgcatcaccagaaatcctgaaataaattcagaaataattaCGAGCATTAGAACTTGAACCCTAATAAATTGAGGTGAGATCGACAAAATAAAAAACAGCTATATGATCTGCTCTTTAGGTGAGAtcgacaaaataaaataaaatcatatttaggcaattcgaaaaattctgaaattatttgacaacataactaTGGTGTATGTTTACAACTAATAAAAAACAGCTCAAAACTCAATTTACAGTGAGAGGTACAAAAAATGACAAACTAAACTATGAATAGTGTACATCAAGCATGCATGTGTGTCTAAGCTAGATCCTACACTAGTtgtcatttctttttcttctttcttttttgcttcttCAGAAATGTTGGCGATTTCAAAACAATTTGTCAACttcaaaaatgttcacgattttgaTTTTCTTCTCAAGCTTCAGAAAACATTTACAAAGTTTAAAATTATTCCCGCATTTCCAAAAGTATCCCAAGTAAAAAAAATCAATATGAAAAATGATCCTAGATATgacaaatgttcacaaatttgaaaatggTGATAAATTGAAAtattgttcatgaattcaaaaaatgtttcacGAATTCTAAacaaaaatcatgaatttaaaatattaaTCAAATTGCAAAAAATGTTTACAAATTCAAGAAATGTTTACTAATTCCAAAACTTGTTCTTcgattcacaaaatgttcatcggcTCAATAAAATAAAATTTTGTTCCAGAAATTCAAAACATATTTAAGAGTTCGAATGTTCATAagtatgatttttttcaaaaattaTAGAAAAAGCTCCCGAGTTTCTGAAAAGTTCACAATTTTTATTTATTAGGTAAATTAAGAAAATGTTCAGGAATTAATAATAAATCTAgagtttaaaaattgttcatgaattgaAAAATGTTCACTTATTTGTAAAAAATAATGAATTTTCCTCGGTTATCAAGAAAGTTTACGAATTAAAAAATTATTCACTActtagaaaaaagttcatgaatttggaacAAAAATGTGATTTAAAAATAGTTCACAATTTTTTAGAAATATCAATTAATATTTCGGAAGgaaaaaataaacaagaaaaaaagaaaaagaaggggAAGACATAAGAAAGAAGCATTACAATACTATGTCGCCGTGCCTCTCTGGAGCACGCCTATGTCTCGGTTAGTGCGAGACATAGGGCTAGTTTGCTTGTAGGCCTCGGCTCCACGCCTTGGTAAATGTTGAGCCTCGCTTGTGCTTGAAGAAATGAAGAAAAGTGCTTGGCCAGGCTGACCTTGCTTGATGTGTTTGGATGATGTCCCCATCCAGGCCTATCAGGCAATAAAGAACCATTGACCCGTCACTTCATCAATTAGCAACCCGTGGATAGTGGATTTAGCGTCCCAGGCAAGCGTCAGGCTTCCGATTCGGAGTGCCTGGGTCAGTCAAACTAGCATGCCTGGTACTCTAGCCAAGCTAATGAACATGGGATGCTTCAGGCCAGGCATATTGAGGACACCAAGCAAACAACCTTCAGACAGATTCCAGGAAAAGTCAAGGACAGGCAAATGTTTGCCAGGACTCCAACCAAACTAACCCGTAGTGCAGCCTCGCTTGGGCGAGCGCGAGACTGGGTCGGCCACGTGCACGGGAGGCCAGGCCACAacctcatttttttatttatttttcacttttttattttgttttttacttccaaaaattctaaatataaatattccaaaaagttacgtaaaatatttgaaaaatgttaatcaagcatttaaaaaaatat from Triticum dicoccoides isolate Atlit2015 ecotype Zavitan chromosome 6A, WEW_v2.0, whole genome shotgun sequence encodes:
- the LOC119318554 gene encoding serine/threonine-protein kinase PCRK1-like is translated as MRCLPFLHGDGKSRDDDQRTGPSAAMSASVRSFSTESTERGGDPRSGSDLNSINVSDMSAESIRRTQYPSFTDRPANLRVFTFPELKAATRNFSRSLMVGEGGFGCVYRGVIKGSDDPSERVEIAVKQLNRKGVQGQKEWLTEMNVLGIVEHPNLVKLIGYCADDDERGMQRLLVYEYMPNGSVDDHLASRSTSTLSWPMRLKVALDAARGLKYLHEEMDFQVIFRDLKTSNILLDENWNAKLSDFGLARHGPQEGLSHVSTAVVGTLGYAAPEYMQTGRLTAKSDIWGYGVLLYELITGRRPIDRNRPKGEQKLLDWVKPYISDIKRFPIIVDPRLEGHYNLKSMTRLAGVANRCLLRLSKSRPKMSEVYEMVQKIVDSVEIGPPEPPLHYHGSVSGPGAKRTKKGSLKRRLQEFKFGCRQIVWRGWKPEIIKTC